Proteins from one Microbacterium faecale genomic window:
- a CDS encoding glycosyltransferase family 4 protein: protein MDTYASDPRMFGIKRFAIAARSLLRNRRNIDVVHVHLSERGSFIREGALVLLASILKLRTVVTLHGADFVEFMGTHARLVRAVLRRADDIAVLTAPTERVLRSSGFANVTRVPNAVSIEQPDATNPAPVPTHEVVYAGVVAARKGADVLFEAWAGVLQHHPEARLHVFGEIVDVTPPDEPTIEIHGKVSRARVRRSLERATLFTLPSRAEAFPMAILEAMAAGLPVVATDVGEISEMLNDSAQIIPAGDAARLTSALTRFLGDADRAASTGNRNANRYRTKYSPSVVMDQYEALYRA, encoded by the coding sequence GTGGACACGTACGCTTCGGACCCACGGATGTTCGGTATCAAACGATTCGCGATCGCAGCCCGGTCGCTCCTCCGTAACCGGCGCAACATCGATGTCGTGCACGTTCACCTGTCCGAGCGAGGTTCGTTCATCCGCGAGGGCGCTTTAGTGCTGCTCGCATCGATATTGAAGCTCCGCACCGTCGTGACGCTGCATGGGGCGGACTTCGTAGAATTTATGGGCACCCACGCACGACTGGTGCGGGCGGTCTTGCGGAGAGCGGACGATATCGCCGTCCTGACCGCGCCGACGGAGCGAGTCCTGCGCTCGTCGGGGTTCGCGAATGTTACTCGCGTGCCGAACGCCGTGTCGATCGAACAGCCCGATGCCACTAATCCGGCGCCGGTGCCGACGCACGAAGTGGTCTACGCGGGTGTGGTCGCTGCGCGGAAAGGCGCGGACGTCCTGTTCGAAGCCTGGGCCGGCGTGCTCCAGCACCATCCAGAGGCCCGACTGCACGTCTTCGGAGAGATAGTCGACGTCACACCGCCGGATGAACCGACCATCGAGATTCACGGCAAAGTAAGCCGCGCGAGAGTTCGTCGCTCACTCGAACGGGCGACGCTGTTTACACTTCCGAGCCGAGCCGAAGCCTTCCCCATGGCCATCCTGGAAGCAATGGCAGCGGGGTTGCCCGTCGTCGCCACTGATGTGGGGGAGATTTCAGAGATGTTGAATGATTCTGCGCAGATCATCCCAGCAGGGGATGCTGCACGACTCACATCGGCGTTGACACGCTTTCTAGGAGACGCCGATCGTGCCGCCTCCACAGGGAATCGGAATGCGAACCGATATCGTACGAAATATTCCCCAAGTGTCGTGATGGACCAATACGAGGCGTTGTATCGCGCGTGA
- a CDS encoding glycosyltransferase: protein MTTETTLLVASTGGHLTELVQLAPHIEPDPDKRVWVTFDTQQSRSLLHGERVHFIAFMAPRQWGALVRNFARSLRILRQHRPRQVVSTGAGVALSFLPFGRFFGASATYIESAARVDGPSATGKLIARLPRIATYTQHTNWSDGTWQYGYSVFDSFDPDGELTRRPRCDQPRLFVQLGTLDFPFIRLVQRVAASLPANAEVVWQLGATPPPAALPGRAFDFASTDEIETLIKESTVVVSHAGVGSALMALQNGIRPILVPRSQAHGEHVDDHQLEVARELAARGIATYADVDELDEALLSGDFRDWKLPTVEEGAT from the coding sequence ATGACAACTGAGACGACGTTGCTCGTGGCAAGTACAGGCGGGCACCTTACTGAGTTGGTACAACTCGCACCGCATATCGAGCCGGACCCGGATAAGCGCGTGTGGGTGACGTTCGATACGCAACAGAGTCGTTCGCTGCTTCACGGCGAGAGGGTGCATTTCATCGCCTTTATGGCACCTCGGCAATGGGGGGCGCTCGTGAGGAACTTTGCGCGATCGCTACGGATCCTGCGCCAGCACCGTCCGCGCCAAGTTGTGAGCACGGGCGCCGGCGTCGCGTTGTCGTTTCTGCCTTTTGGTCGCTTCTTCGGGGCCAGCGCGACATACATCGAGTCGGCGGCAAGAGTGGACGGACCGAGCGCGACCGGAAAGCTCATCGCACGTCTTCCGCGTATCGCAACGTATACACAACACACCAATTGGTCGGACGGCACGTGGCAGTACGGGTACTCGGTGTTCGACAGCTTTGATCCGGACGGTGAGCTGACGAGGAGGCCGCGGTGCGACCAGCCGCGGCTGTTCGTGCAGCTTGGCACGCTCGACTTCCCCTTCATTCGTCTTGTGCAACGAGTTGCCGCATCGCTTCCGGCCAACGCAGAGGTTGTGTGGCAGCTCGGAGCGACGCCGCCCCCTGCAGCATTGCCAGGACGCGCATTCGACTTTGCATCGACCGATGAGATCGAGACGCTGATCAAAGAATCGACAGTCGTGGTGTCTCATGCTGGCGTCGGCAGCGCCTTGATGGCGCTTCAGAACGGTATTCGTCCTATCCTTGTGCCTCGGTCGCAGGCACACGGCGAGCACGTCGATGACCACCAGCTCGAAGTGGCCCGCGAGCTAGCGGCGCGCGGAATTGCAACGTACGCTGACGTCGACGAACTGGACGAAGCGCTCTTGAGCGGTGACTTTCGGGATTGGAAGCTTCCGACCGTGGAAGAGGGGGCGACGTGA
- a CDS encoding polysaccharide pyruvyl transferase family protein, with protein sequence MRDIAILDVPNQRNVGDSLIWAGELAYFKRLGYRIRHISDLRTYDAGDVRASLKRGGVVLLHGGGNLGDLWPGHQKLREKVADELRDFKIVQLPQSVYFESRALAIRANETMSSHPDLTILLRDNESISRAQDQLPDLNCVFCPDMALGYEPPRRTGREPQKHILVIARADHESATNLRDLGTSWASPSDVYVTDWWLDSAETVRWRVARGVTRVQAFMMRARHRLRRRLRIRVSGFRLPQSWMKLALIAINEENVKHGLKLYDRASDVLVDRLHGHVFGVLLGKNHVMVDNKYRKLGAIYDDYTGMFSTAHYSTTVPDAQRRILEGMDR encoded by the coding sequence ATGCGGGACATCGCCATTCTGGACGTCCCGAACCAGCGAAACGTTGGTGACTCCCTGATCTGGGCAGGTGAGCTCGCCTATTTTAAGCGGCTTGGCTATCGTATCCGCCACATCAGTGATCTGCGTACTTACGATGCGGGGGATGTGCGCGCATCACTCAAGCGCGGAGGCGTGGTCCTCCTGCACGGGGGCGGAAACCTTGGCGACCTGTGGCCTGGACATCAGAAGCTACGTGAGAAGGTCGCGGATGAGTTGCGTGATTTTAAAATCGTTCAATTGCCACAATCCGTCTACTTTGAAAGTCGTGCGCTCGCGATTCGGGCGAACGAAACGATGTCCAGTCACCCAGACTTAACGATTCTGTTGCGCGATAACGAATCGATCTCACGCGCGCAAGATCAGCTGCCGGATCTGAATTGTGTGTTTTGCCCTGATATGGCGTTGGGCTATGAACCGCCACGACGCACCGGCCGGGAGCCCCAGAAACACATCCTCGTCATCGCCCGCGCAGATCACGAGTCTGCGACCAACTTGCGTGATCTTGGAACGTCTTGGGCTAGTCCCTCCGATGTCTACGTTACGGATTGGTGGCTCGACAGCGCAGAAACCGTGAGGTGGCGTGTTGCTCGCGGCGTCACTCGTGTGCAGGCGTTCATGATGAGGGCACGTCATCGGCTTCGGCGCCGCTTAAGAATACGCGTTTCGGGCTTCCGCCTCCCGCAATCCTGGATGAAGCTCGCTCTAATCGCTATCAATGAGGAGAACGTGAAGCATGGCTTGAAGCTCTATGACCGGGCTTCGGACGTGCTCGTCGACCGCCTACATGGTCACGTGTTCGGTGTCCTGTTGGGCAAGAACCACGTGATGGTCGACAATAAGTATCGTAAGCTCGGCGCAATCTACGACGACTATACCGGCATGTTCAGCACCGCTCACTACAGTACGACCGTTCCCGACGCGCAACGACGAATCTTGGAGGGAATGGACCGATGA
- a CDS encoding sulfotransferase family protein gives MLTLERALVLSNGPGFVGWGPNCDGAYVRGRAYRVRSGVARVRIVHWLFDHAGSSLTGRFKVVTPSSFIVGVNKSGTTSVFNSLSRQPNVCASNTKETHFFDPLKYGRELPPLAEYEKFFEPRSTDDVVFEATPGYFYGGRVLAEKLREVSPQSRVAIILREPGARAFSWYRFARTRLLLPQDMTFEEYLNRCEPLGLAPEDEEDQVGWRGLSGGRYEQWLPAWQQTFGDDLLVMYSDDFYANHAEALQRIGTHLRIDVTNTDRNDSNVSVDISNATLQRLALGVNRVGERIWRQNPKLKRSLLNFYYKVNSRRKQERMTEESRQRLDRYFSSPLAQLRMLLPDVPGGWGANA, from the coding sequence ATGTTGACCCTGGAGCGCGCGTTAGTGTTGTCGAACGGGCCGGGCTTCGTGGGCTGGGGCCCCAACTGTGATGGCGCGTACGTGCGGGGGCGCGCCTATCGAGTAAGATCGGGCGTCGCCCGTGTTCGCATCGTGCACTGGTTATTTGACCACGCGGGGTCGAGCCTAACTGGGAGGTTTAAGGTGGTGACACCAAGTTCGTTCATCGTGGGCGTAAACAAGAGCGGCACTACCTCGGTTTTCAACTCGCTCAGTCGGCAGCCGAACGTGTGCGCATCGAACACGAAAGAGACACATTTCTTCGACCCGTTGAAGTACGGGCGCGAGCTACCACCGCTTGCTGAGTACGAGAAATTCTTCGAACCGCGGTCAACCGACGACGTGGTTTTTGAAGCGACCCCGGGGTATTTTTACGGTGGGAGAGTGCTCGCCGAGAAGCTTCGTGAAGTGTCCCCTCAAAGTAGAGTGGCCATCATTTTGCGCGAACCCGGCGCAAGGGCATTTTCGTGGTATCGGTTCGCGCGTACTCGGCTACTCTTGCCTCAGGACATGACGTTTGAGGAGTATCTCAATCGGTGCGAGCCGCTCGGGCTCGCGCCGGAGGACGAGGAAGATCAAGTCGGCTGGCGCGGATTGAGCGGCGGTCGATACGAACAGTGGCTACCTGCATGGCAACAGACGTTCGGCGACGATCTCCTCGTGATGTACAGCGATGACTTCTACGCGAACCACGCTGAGGCTCTCCAGAGAATCGGTACACACCTCAGGATCGACGTGACGAATACCGATCGCAATGACAGCAACGTCTCAGTAGATATCAGCAATGCGACACTTCAGCGCTTGGCGTTGGGGGTCAATCGGGTCGGAGAGCGCATCTGGCGTCAGAATCCGAAGCTCAAACGCAGTCTTCTCAACTTCTACTACAAGGTGAACTCACGGAGGAAGCAGGAGCGGATGACTGAAGAGTCGCGGCAGCGCCTCGACAGGTACTTCTCCTCCCCGCTCGCACAGTTGCGCATGCTCCTCCCCGATGTGCCCGGTGGATGGGGCGCGAACGCATGA
- a CDS encoding Stf0 family sulfotransferase encodes MSFSHADLEIARERMPLESFGRDLFDASVSDAREVILLLSTPRSGSTFLSEQFRVHGGFVTHEYFNSKYGIPALAERWGCLDSAGRLDARRYIQELRRYRTGADGRLGINLHGSHVPIYALFARHLTDLPVRAIRLNRGDTISQAISLSIAKQSGRWSSNHAGRSDAIYNFEHITKMVEELARQNARMDAFEAAFNLHPTRLEYDEVVAAPHATVAAVLDVEAKPQQTSDRLEKQRGRRNAEWRERYIADSLKVADNGVSSPIQRIGARAVAQFGKKVKRLRKR; translated from the coding sequence ATGTCATTCTCGCACGCAGACCTCGAGATTGCGCGCGAACGGATGCCCTTGGAGAGCTTCGGGCGCGATCTATTTGACGCGTCTGTGTCAGATGCGCGAGAGGTCATTCTTCTCCTCAGTACGCCGCGGAGCGGCAGCACTTTTCTAAGCGAGCAATTCCGCGTTCACGGCGGCTTCGTCACGCACGAGTATTTCAATTCCAAATACGGTATACCCGCACTCGCCGAGAGGTGGGGCTGTCTTGATAGCGCTGGACGTCTCGATGCGCGCCGTTATATCCAAGAACTTCGGCGATACCGTACAGGTGCCGACGGCAGGTTGGGGATCAATTTGCACGGTTCGCACGTGCCGATTTATGCTCTCTTCGCCCGTCATTTGACTGATTTGCCTGTCAGAGCTATTCGCCTCAATCGCGGTGATACAATCTCTCAGGCTATCTCGTTGTCGATTGCCAAGCAGAGCGGGCGATGGAGTTCGAATCACGCGGGCCGTAGCGACGCGATTTACAACTTCGAACACATCACGAAGATGGTCGAGGAGTTGGCGCGTCAGAACGCCCGGATGGATGCGTTCGAGGCGGCATTCAATCTCCACCCGACGCGGCTCGAATATGACGAAGTGGTTGCAGCCCCGCACGCCACAGTTGCTGCGGTGCTGGACGTGGAGGCGAAACCTCAACAGACTTCGGACAGGCTCGAGAAGCAGAGGGGACGGCGCAACGCCGAATGGCGAGAGCGTTACATTGCTGATTCGTTGAAGGTAGCTGACAACGGCGTTTCCAGCCCGATTCAGCGGATTGGTGCACGAGCCGTCGCGCAGTTCGGAAAGAAAGTAAAGCGGCTTCGTAAACGGTAG
- a CDS encoding lipopolysaccharide biosynthesis protein: MNADGGGPKDLRRLVLHGIGWSAVEKWGIRLMSLVVFVILLRTIDASEFGLASFTTAITSMLLVFVDAGFAKALIQKRELGGDDATTAFWTSIAIAVVIYGLIFFTAPLIASWMEMEQLSAMLRVLGLSLFASAMSSVPAALLERDMNFKSLGLRSIFGTVVGAAIAVPMALFGMGVWALIVQMLATLVAGTIALWFSTSWRPTFRYSVPALRKLMSFGVSVLGLEILNRTQQNIDKVLVNVLLGPEAGGIYFVAQRAMKLVSELVSSVISKIALTTFSKLQDDRERLNRAFLQLTFAAGGIAIPVLGIIAALGDIIMPYMSGAGEWERAVPIMQILAVSMSMAAICRFDKQTLLAVGRPARAFALGLIENIVGVALLMIAAPFGLIALAVGRALRIILTWPYRIYLLKKYASIQIVPYILNTVMLAAAFIVPLGLLFLCTYTPWRQATPAFWTFAVPMSIMMLLSYYGTLWLVCGRRNRAAIRRTLKLGRRGKRSAT, translated from the coding sequence ATGAATGCCGACGGTGGTGGACCGAAGGACCTCCGACGGCTTGTGCTGCACGGCATCGGGTGGAGCGCCGTCGAGAAATGGGGCATACGCCTCATGTCGCTCGTCGTTTTCGTGATTCTGCTCCGGACTATCGACGCTAGCGAGTTCGGCCTCGCGTCGTTCACCACGGCGATCACATCGATGCTTCTGGTGTTTGTCGACGCTGGTTTCGCCAAGGCCCTCATCCAGAAACGAGAACTCGGCGGTGATGACGCGACAACAGCGTTCTGGACGTCAATAGCGATCGCCGTAGTGATATACGGCCTCATCTTCTTCACGGCGCCGCTCATCGCGAGTTGGATGGAGATGGAGCAGCTCTCTGCGATGCTTCGTGTGCTGGGTCTCTCGCTGTTTGCCTCGGCGATGAGCAGCGTTCCGGCTGCTCTTCTCGAGCGCGACATGAACTTCAAGTCACTTGGACTACGCAGCATTTTCGGCACAGTCGTTGGTGCAGCAATTGCTGTGCCGATGGCATTGTTTGGAATGGGCGTGTGGGCACTGATCGTGCAAATGCTTGCCACGCTTGTTGCGGGCACAATTGCTCTCTGGTTCAGTACCAGTTGGCGACCGACGTTCCGCTACTCCGTACCGGCCTTACGCAAGTTGATGTCCTTCGGCGTCAGCGTTCTTGGGCTCGAGATCCTAAACCGTACGCAGCAGAATATCGACAAGGTCCTCGTCAACGTTCTCCTTGGTCCGGAAGCCGGCGGAATTTATTTCGTCGCGCAACGCGCAATGAAGCTTGTCAGTGAGCTTGTGTCAAGTGTGATCAGCAAGATCGCTCTGACGACATTCTCGAAATTGCAGGATGACCGCGAGCGCCTCAACCGCGCTTTTCTGCAACTCACCTTCGCCGCGGGCGGGATCGCTATTCCGGTCCTCGGAATTATCGCTGCCCTGGGGGACATTATTATGCCCTACATGTCAGGCGCTGGTGAATGGGAACGCGCTGTCCCCATCATGCAGATTCTCGCCGTCTCTATGTCTATGGCCGCAATCTGTCGCTTCGATAAGCAGACACTTCTGGCAGTCGGTCGGCCTGCGCGGGCTTTCGCACTCGGACTGATCGAGAATATCGTTGGCGTCGCGCTTTTGATGATTGCGGCGCCCTTCGGTCTGATCGCGCTTGCGGTTGGACGCGCACTCCGGATTATTCTGACCTGGCCGTACCGGATTTACCTTCTGAAAAAATACGCCAGTATTCAGATCGTGCCCTATATTCTCAATACGGTGATGCTCGCCGCCGCCTTCATCGTGCCACTTGGTCTACTGTTCTTGTGTACATATACGCCATGGCGACAAGCAACTCCTGCGTTCTGGACGTTCGCTGTCCCGATGTCGATCATGATGCTTTTGAGCTACTACGGCACGCTGTGGTTGGTCTGCGGGCGCCGGAACCGCGCAGCGATCCGCCGGACGCTAAAGCTCGGACGTCGTGGGAAGAGGTCCGCGACGTGA
- a CDS encoding sulfotransferase — protein sequence MTRLPDFILAGAQRAGSTALAEALAEHPDIAITDPKEPSYFATLFGSLDYSGPGDQWFASQNVGDWNAYLGLCQSDATVSGEASVMYLAIPGTAPAIHERLPNVKIVLVLRDPMARARSAHSYLRVNGREKEQDFEAALALEEQRRAAGYGPMWWFEKASDYAPGLEEYFEVFGRERVFVTTNEQLKADPARVLHGVGGFLGVDAVPAPVDFLTSNSVNSGGTPRNELLTRILYPPDQLRRAARRLAPEKLRQFVRFARKNSTRASDEDHTDIAPEVVARFRESARRTGDVLGRDMSDMWPSARGATDDN from the coding sequence ATGACTCGCCTGCCTGACTTCATACTCGCTGGAGCGCAGCGCGCTGGCTCGACAGCGCTCGCTGAAGCGCTCGCCGAGCACCCGGACATCGCGATCACCGACCCGAAGGAACCAAGCTACTTCGCCACCCTTTTCGGCTCGCTCGACTATTCGGGCCCGGGCGACCAGTGGTTTGCGTCACAGAACGTCGGGGATTGGAACGCGTATCTCGGCCTCTGCCAGTCGGATGCAACCGTGTCGGGCGAAGCGTCCGTTATGTATCTGGCGATTCCAGGCACGGCGCCCGCAATCCACGAACGCCTGCCGAACGTAAAGATCGTTCTGGTGCTGCGAGATCCCATGGCTCGCGCGCGGTCCGCGCATTCGTATCTGCGGGTTAATGGACGTGAGAAGGAACAGGACTTCGAGGCTGCGTTGGCACTCGAAGAACAGCGGCGTGCTGCTGGTTACGGACCGATGTGGTGGTTCGAGAAGGCGAGTGACTATGCGCCCGGCCTTGAGGAATATTTTGAGGTTTTCGGTCGTGAGCGCGTCTTCGTGACGACGAACGAGCAGTTGAAGGCTGACCCTGCCCGAGTGCTCCACGGCGTAGGCGGATTCCTCGGTGTCGATGCTGTGCCCGCACCCGTTGACTTCCTGACTTCGAATTCGGTGAATTCCGGAGGCACTCCAAGGAACGAGCTTCTCACTCGTATCCTGTATCCGCCCGACCAGTTGCGTCGAGCTGCGCGGCGGCTCGCACCCGAGAAGCTGCGGCAGTTCGTACGGTTCGCGCGTAAGAACTCCACGAGGGCGTCAGATGAGGACCACACTGACATCGCACCGGAGGTGGTTGCGCGGTTCCGCGAGAGCGCGCGCCGTACAGGAGACGTTCTTGGTCGTGACATGAGCGATATGTGGCCCTCGGCGCGGGGTGCTACGGATGACAACTGA
- a CDS encoding glycosyltransferase family 2 protein, with translation MIAFITSLRHPDNAADYDHIEKLLRQSLRSIEAQSDDDHVTIIVGNQAPSFVLPPGAHFVEVNFPPPLPVNGLHADRSGFVMDKGTKIAIGLIAAREYSPHSVMIFDADDFVHRELAAFVNSRTASGGWYIERGWIYSARRNGYRAQERFNRTCGTSFVLPYAAYEVPEDLDVDATQQDLMSSFGEILPNILGAHRNALEWHAEQGRTVMPLPFRAGVYHVDTGENHSLKSLPGVIRPWNDRFGRAFAITPTRSSLSSILSCYSPRAFLHEVYRAVRRKLLPVVRSLRRNIVPETTDSEL, from the coding sequence ATGATCGCGTTCATTACCAGCCTTCGACATCCAGATAATGCCGCCGACTACGACCATATCGAGAAGCTGTTACGCCAGTCACTCCGCTCGATTGAAGCACAATCGGACGACGACCATGTCACAATTATCGTCGGCAATCAGGCGCCCTCCTTCGTGTTGCCGCCGGGTGCACATTTCGTCGAGGTTAATTTCCCGCCACCATTACCCGTTAACGGGCTACATGCTGACCGCTCGGGCTTCGTCATGGATAAAGGAACGAAGATCGCAATCGGGCTGATCGCTGCGCGTGAGTACTCTCCGCATTCAGTAATGATCTTCGATGCGGATGACTTCGTGCATCGTGAGTTGGCCGCATTCGTGAACTCTCGCACCGCCTCAGGTGGGTGGTATATAGAGCGTGGATGGATATACTCTGCGCGCCGCAATGGTTATCGGGCCCAAGAACGCTTCAATCGAACCTGTGGCACGTCTTTCGTCCTTCCTTATGCTGCTTATGAAGTACCGGAGGATCTCGATGTTGACGCAACCCAGCAGGATCTCATGAGTTCCTTCGGTGAGATTTTGCCAAATATTCTTGGCGCGCATCGCAACGCATTAGAATGGCATGCCGAACAGGGGCGAACTGTTATGCCCTTACCTTTCCGTGCGGGCGTCTATCACGTGGACACCGGCGAGAATCATTCGCTAAAGAGCTTGCCCGGCGTGATCCGCCCTTGGAACGATCGGTTCGGGCGCGCGTTTGCAATTACGCCGACGCGGAGTTCACTGTCCAGTATTCTCTCTTGTTATTCGCCGCGAGCCTTCTTGCACGAGGTGTATCGGGCAGTACGTCGCAAACTTTTGCCGGTCGTTCGCAGCTTGCGGCGCAATATTGTCCCCGAAACAACTGACAGCGAATTGTGA
- a CDS encoding polysaccharide pyruvyl transferase family protein: protein MKKTQNRVRWIKRRRVPWRVGNAGDIYTVDLVRHLYGVEPENDKNNGKRLLMVGSIMDKARQGDVIAGVGARGTVDVPSPAEANLQVYGVRGPLTLAALRDAGHDVSQLRFILDPGLLIRKIFPELDDVSPEPGRVGFVPHYREGPQYRSGTRYDLIDVDDSPLEFARNIARCERVYSSSLHGVIFAHALERPVVLVAPRTAEPEFKYRDYFASVGLKWHEPVGLKQSLASVEPAVPDGIQQLIETAEFPSIEELRERGVAS from the coding sequence ATGAAGAAGACGCAGAATCGCGTGCGTTGGATCAAGCGTCGCCGCGTTCCGTGGCGTGTCGGGAACGCGGGTGACATTTATACTGTCGACCTTGTTCGTCATCTCTATGGCGTGGAACCAGAAAACGACAAGAACAACGGCAAACGGTTGTTGATGGTCGGGTCGATCATGGACAAAGCTCGTCAAGGCGACGTCATCGCGGGTGTTGGAGCGCGCGGTACTGTTGATGTGCCTAGCCCAGCGGAAGCAAACCTGCAGGTGTACGGGGTCCGTGGCCCGCTTACCCTGGCTGCGCTTCGCGACGCCGGCCACGACGTGAGTCAACTGCGATTCATACTCGACCCTGGCCTTCTCATTCGTAAAATATTTCCCGAACTCGATGACGTGAGTCCCGAACCTGGTCGAGTTGGGTTCGTTCCTCACTATCGAGAGGGCCCTCAGTATCGATCCGGAACGCGCTACGACCTGATCGATGTCGACGATTCACCGCTTGAGTTCGCGCGAAATATTGCCCGTTGCGAACGTGTGTATTCCTCATCGTTGCACGGTGTAATTTTTGCCCACGCTCTTGAGCGTCCGGTCGTGCTCGTCGCGCCTCGGACGGCCGAGCCGGAGTTCAAATACCGCGATTATTTCGCGTCTGTGGGGCTGAAGTGGCATGAGCCTGTAGGCCTCAAGCAATCGTTGGCATCGGTCGAGCCTGCCGTGCCTGACGGTATCCAGCAACTCATCGAGACGGCGGAGTTTCCGTCCATCGAGGAGCTGCGCGAACGGGGGGTCGCCAGCTGA